TGGACAGAATATGCAGAAAGAGGACAGAATATACAGAGAGGATCACGTATGTTTTGCAGCTCTCTAGCTAGACTTTGATGGTAAAGGTAGGTTGGGCCTATCGCTCTAAGAATTGATTAATTAACTCTATTATGGTTTCATAcaacagtttatattttcttgatcGAACAATTGAATCTACTGCCAGTTCATACATATGAAAAGTATGGTTTCTGTAAGCCTTAGTTGTGTGCTTGCACTACTATAACTATTTTTTATCTGTGTTCATCCTTGAGAGGAGTATTTTTTGTCACACTTATTTGCTTCAGCCAATAATCTTGTTACTGTTGGACCTGGCTGAAGTTATATTTGCATTTTCTTTGAATTAGGGTATTCATGTTACATGTACTACGCCTTTAAAATTTCAGACCTACAGTCAGTGTTGTCAAAAGCGAAAAGCTCTAAAAAGCGCTCCAGGTCGATTGGGGCTTTAGCAACTAAAGTGCGGGCTTTTGTAAAATAGGTGCAACtaagggaaaaaataaaaatacgtaTGTActtcaagaaaaaagaaacaaattcaCTCCTAATGTTTTCTTCAGCAACTAATACACTTGCTGATAATATTTGTTGTTTAGTACCGCTCAATTCAAGATAGAACTCATGGGCATTTAGGCGCACGCCTTAATGGCTTGCCTATACTGAAGCGCAACTTAAGCGAGGCGAAGCGCCCTCCTTGAGCTTCTCtgagcctttgacaacactgccTACAGTTTACCTTTTAAATAGTATTAACCAATTCAGGTCTTCTAACTTAAGGACGAAAAGGAATCATTTAGAAAGTTTCCTGTACCTAGTAAGAGTTTCAGGATTGCTTTGTTGTTTTTGCTCTGATTTCATTTTATATGGGACTGTTTAGTGTTTAAGTTGCCTCATTACTCTGTTTTTGCTATCTGCAATTTAGGATGTTATAGAGTTTCTATGATCCAGAAATTACTAAGGGATAAAATGGTGCTTGGCAGGCTGTAGCTTGTTCGTTCTGTTTCTCTAATCCTCCAAAAGTACACCTCAACATAGATAGCAATGCATCCAAATTCAGGAACAAAAAGCGTAAAGTTGAAGGAAGCCGAAATGGGTTCAGTGAGAACAATCCTTACGGAAAGAAAGGAAGTGACGATACAAGGCAGTTTGTAAGATATTAGGAGATCATATGCAGCAGCAAAGGTTTCTGCACCAGATGCACTTTCATAGTTGATGCATTTTATGCTACTTCGACATTTTTGTCCAGAGaatcttttcttgtttatttatttacttatattaTGAGACGAACGATTTACTTATGATAAAGATTGATTATGGCGAGGTGGGTTAAATTGTGTTTTCTGTCGTTTGCTTTAATCAGCTTATTACTGAAAAAATATGGTACAtgttttgtaaaataaaaatatggcTTCGAAACTTATTAGTAgcttatttttgtatttctaaATTTTGACCGAACAGCTATTAAAGAAAAGGTGCAAATACTGAAAAAAATATAACAAGTGTTAATGTTTTATTAACTATAAGTTTAGAGAGAATATCAAAAAGTTTCTACATGAATTTAGTTTAACAATTAGCAAACATGTTCTTTTAAATTGGAAATTTCACGCTCTAAGGTATTTTATTTTATCCTCTACCAATCTTTCTATTACAATTAATCCTCCAGTGAATTTGAAGGAGCTTCGTGAAATCAGATTCACAACGTGCACTGAAGAGAAAGTGACATGATTCCATTTCTTCATGATGTGGATTAAGAACAACTGCCATATTCTTATTGAactataaaacagtaaaagatgaattaattttatcatttcaaAAAGAGAGTTGTTTTGATGCTGTAAAATCTTTTTACCTTTCATTATTGTTACGTGGTGCTTAAcattgaaaaaagaaaataaaataaaatcattgGAGTTTGATTTATAGCTGATAATCCCGCTAAATTACTGATGTCTTCTCTTTAATGGTAAAGACAAAATAGGGATAAGAACTCAGAAAACAAGTGGTTAATACTAAATGCTTAAGAAggtaagttttttttatttatgtggGCCTGCTcctaaatgaatttttaaaactTGTAAGTATTTATCCACAAAACAGTGTGTGCATGTTGATTTTGTCAGTGTTATTTctagagaggaaaaaaaaaaggaaaactccTAGTAGACTGCAATGCCCTTCCAAAAGAATAATAAAGACCAATGTGAAATACAATACCGTAATCTATCAttggaaacaaaacaaaaattacataTAAGTGGACCGACATAAAAgataaaaacaataaaataatatacccttttaattttaatttataaacaaaaACTTCCTTAGCCTCTAATTAAGACCTGATCTCCTTCCTCCCAAAGCAAAATCTAAATAGACAAActactttaaaaaaatattatagcaAAATacagattatacattgaccaaaCACTTGTGGTACACGTCCACGTACTGGCACACGTTACTTGAAAGTTGAAACCATTGCTTACCAAATCCTTCACGAAACCATTTTAGTACAAAGGTCAAAATAggaaattaaaaaccaaaaccaaaggGACTGTATCCAAATCCAACGAACCCAAACCCACTAGAGCCATTAACCGCCAGCTCACGCCTTCCCACGCAagtaatggaaaaagaaaaaaacgtcGGCTCATAAAAACAGAGTGCTATCCCAAAATTTTATAGAAAAACGAAACCAACTTCACCGCCCACTTAAAAGCCAAATAGTAAACTTGTGGCGGTGTTTACCGTTGGcttctttctttttaattcccCCTCTCTTcgtttcttcattcttttctcccAAGTTATCaaactaattaatcctacttcTACTTTGATTTGGATTTGGCTCTACAAAAACTATATAATTCTCCAGTTTTATTTTGCTCCAATTCACCTACTCATTAACAGTTTTTAGTTTCAAGTTTTCTCGGCCTCTCCTCCACAGGTTTTGAGTTAAAAGGATTCGAGAATGTGCTTTAAGTCTGTCGATCGTTTTCGTCTTCACCCTTTAATTTTCTAAGCAAGTATTgattctttctgattttttttcataTTGAATATTCTCTTCCCCTTACTTTACAATTCTGCATTGGTTCTTTCCTTAGCTCGCTTCAATTACATTCATTCAGAATTTGATTCCAATGCTTACCTATTGATTCAAATTCTCTACGAAACAGTTACAATTACCAAACTGTCCTCCCTCGAAtagtttttcttctcttgttCGAATAATTCTACAATGGAGAACTTTGTGAAACCTCAGTTCTTCTCTCTTCTTCGTGGGGAAGCAACAGTTCAAAAATACCCCAATAATCACAAGATTTTGGCTCCTCCCAATATGTACCAGCCAAAATTTGAACAACAATCCGCTGAATCTACAAGCTCAAGCAATGATGACGTACAAGATCCAGAAGTTTCTGATTCAGAGAGTTCGGTTATTGGCTCGAAATATCAAGAAAAAAACACCGGTTTGATGAGAGTTGATGAGGGCGATAAGGTATACGGAATTATCAGAGAGAAGTTTATGTCAGGATTGGGTGCTTTAGGAGCATCAACGCAAATTACGGCAATTCATAAGGAAACTTGCTCTAGTTTCACAAAACAAGCAAAGCTTCaatccttccttattttctcaaaagctGTTGAGAAAAAATGCGGAGGAAATAATGCTAATGTGAAATACGCTTGGTTTGGAGCTTCAAAAGATGAGATTAACAATATATTTTCACATGGTTTTGTTCCTTCTTCGAACAATGGAACTTATTCTCACGCCATATGCCTCTCTCCTGATAATTATCCTCTTGATTGGTACTTActtgaaattcttttttttttctttttctttctggtTTTGAGGTTTTCAATTTATTTGCCTTTtaattgatttttgattttttttttttttttttttgcagtctACAAAATGCTGTTGCTGATAAAAATGGGATAAGGGATTTACTGCTTTGTCGTGTGATATTGGGAAAAAGTGAAGTTGTACATCCTGGAACAGGACAGTGGCATCCGAGTTCTGATGAATTTGACACTGGCGTTGATAATTTGCTTTCTCCTAGAAAGTATATTGTGTGGAGTACACATATGAATAGTTATGTGTTCCCAGAATTTATGGTCAGTTTCAGAGTCACCTCTCATGTCAAAGGTGAGCATACTTTACAGTACCTTAAGCATAAAAGAGAATTAGTTATGTTAGAGGATTGTTAATTTTTGGTCTCATTTATGCAGAGTCTCAAAGGAATGGAGTTCCTGCTAAAAATCCAAATTCACCTTGGATTTCATTTCCTGCGCTGATTTCTGCTCTATCAAAATTCTTGCCACCTCACACTATCAAATTGATTACGAAATATCATAGTGATCATAAGGTATGCGCTTGAAGctctttgaattttctttttagtatgTGTCAATGTATTCTTTTGTCCAGTTGTTCACATCTAGTTCTGTTCTTTAGGAGAGGAAGATGACAAGGCGAGACTTGATTCAGCAAGTGAGGAAACTAGCTGGAGATGACTTGTTAACTGCAATCATCAAGTCCTGCAAGTATAAGGTATAACCATTAACCTACAACAAATCAAATGTTTGTTTAACAAAGTGTGGCATGAGTAAACATTACTCATTGTGTTTGACAATGTAAGCACCTAATTCACTTGTCCAACCCCGTATCACCTAATTTTATCTGTTCCTTGTTTGAGTTAAGTATTCAGTTGACTGGAAAGAAGCTGCAAATTCTGTTTTCAGGATAATATTTTAGTCCCTTTTGCTAAATGAGCTCAATTTAGGGATAAGGTTGTTCATGATCTACTTGATGTTCCAGATATTCTGCTTCTCTTTGTTGTTCCTCTAGTAGAGCCTTGCTTTCCATTTCACTTACTTAAATACAACTCACGAACTTTTGGCTCCAGAAATGTTCTATCAAGTTAGTCAAGTGTTTTTCAATGAAGTAACTTGATTTGGATTACTCTTATCATGTCATGTGGAAAGTTAGGTCATCCTCACTACTATGAAGTTTGGCCTTTGCTTGAATAAATGGCTTCTAGTTGTGAAGTGGGGAGGTACCAAGTAGTCCCAACTTAGAGGATATTGTGGTAGTTTAGTATAGCCATGTAAACTCTGCAACTCTCGTGATTGCGCCGAAGAAGACTAAGCTGAAAAACCTAAGGCTTCCTAGATAGACTAAGGAGTGGAAGGGAGCTTATTCAAGCCTTAATGATGTTCTTATATATAGAGGACTCCAGTTTTAGTTAATTCATCGCTTAATTTTTCTTTAAACGAACATTTGACATATTTTTGCTTGTTCCATGATCAAGTGTTTGAAACAGTATTTACTGCCAGTTCTACATAACCTAGCAACGTATAGCATAAAGCTTAAATAACCTGCAAATTCATATGTTTGTGTTATCTGTAGTCGAAGGGTGTAACTTTAAGCTCTACTCTTTTACAGGTCATTTAGCTTATTCCCCTTCAAAAACATCCTGAAACTGATATTATAAGTTGTGCCTAACAGTCAAAACTAGGATGCCCTTGTTAGTTTTTGCACAAATCATTATGATGGTTAAATGACCTGTTTGTCCTTAACTTCTCGCAGCATAATAAAGGATCAACCGGGATCTCATCCAACGTCAGCTCAATTCATTCTGGACAACGAGATGGAAAAAGCTGTGCTTGCAAAAAGAGTTGTTGAGTAATTTTCTTGAAGAATATATTGATGGAAACAGAAAGAATGAAGCGTTGATCCCTGGGATGAAAATGATACCACCTAACAAATTAGTATTTGAGTAGCTCAATTCCCCCCTAACATGGGTTCTTGTATCATCTCTTCACACTGTTTTTTGCTTTGTAGCCCCAAAGTTGTCTTTGAGTAACAGTGTCTCCCAATGTAATAGATAGTTGTAACAGTTCCCAGCTGATCAGTTCTTGTTGATGGAGAGTAATAAACAAATTGCTATCCAATTATTCAGGCTGCAACATCTTGTATTATCTTTTAGTACACAATCAGATATCTGCAAGAGGTGCGATACAATCTATCTCAGAACTATCACTGCTCATAAAAGCCAAAATGCCTCAGTTTTTAGTATTGAAACTGAACTCCAGTTAATGTTCAAATTGGCCAAAATAGCAAACAGTAAGCtgatttttgcttctttttacacatattaagaaatttaacttttagtattaattaacaatgaaattgatcatattaacttTAATTTGgtcattgaaaatataacaaactacTTCAAGGACAACTTTGGAAAGAAAAAGTtaattctttcttgatatttgaaaaaatcaaatattatggactataaaaaaagcaaaaaaattacTTAAAAGTGTACCGGAAGGAGCGCTCATTCATATTTTCTTCTCCACGGCTCTTCAGTtttgaaataataaaaagttAGTTTGCATTTTTAGAGATGGACTATATGTTCTAGAAAAGTAAACTTTTCAGTATAAGAGGTAGGGGTATACATGGATCCGGTTGATTCAGTTTTTAtcgaaatcaaaccaaaccaattatatcggtttggattggttcgattttgtcgggattttcggattttttgttacttaaatataattacaatcttattttgttaaattttttcataagtaaatatatgtttagtaaaaatttaaaaaattgacaaacatattatctattaaaaaattcttatgggagaatttgcTTAATAACatatgatagttatttttttagtcgtctaACAATTATTTTTCGTTGATGAACACTTTCAAGGTTAATCGAATTTAGTAattaatagatcttgacatatgaataggAAGAACAAAGAAATTGacgcatttcagtaacacttgataagaaagtggtcATACATccattatttaaggttaataaatatggagcacttcatattctattaaatattatatcacgtaagagaatcccaaatatttctagacattttcaaagaaaattctatataaaatgttaaatgtatatatagaaattatatatttatacgTCGGTTTGGCtcgatttttttactcaataccaaaccaaatctaaTCGAGTTTTTTAATCGATTTGATTTGACTTTTCGGTTCGGTGCGATTTTTCGATTCGCTTTGTATACCCCTAACAAGATGTTTTGAAGGAGAAAAAAAAGACGGGAGAATCATATTACTCGAAAGAAAAGCATTGTCCATGTCTTGAAAAGCTATAGTGATGCATCTAATGGGTTGATGAGCAAAACAGAAAAAGAGGAACAAGCTAAAATTGTGTAAATACATTAAAATATGGGGTGTCCGTTCCTTATATCTTCAGGTTTTATTAAAGAAAGTTTcatagaaaaaaagaaagaaattttacGTGGTCCGATTTTTTTCCTTACAAATTAGTATGCTTCAAATTAGGCTAATATTCCTGTGCCTAAACAGAAACCTACTAGACTTAAGATTCTTgagctataaaatataaatatcgTTAAGTAATTTGGGGTCTTGCCTCTCTCATTCAGTAATACCCGTAATTTGATCATGAAATCAATAATACCGTCTACAAATTATACAAAATGGCGGAAAGGGATGTGACAGAGGTGAGGAGGAGGAACAATTGATGGATGGATCATTATTTCAGGGGTGGCTTGTTTATATACAACAAAAAGACTGTCAAATGTTTCTATGAAACCGatttcaaaatctttttttatgtatgaaatatatattataaaaactATATTTATTCATATAGTTCTATTGAAACCAATCTAACGTGACAAGTTAGATATAATCAATAATCTTATATGTCAAATTCTCTATTTATAACATATTATATTGATTTATAATCTAACCATGTGAACTTAAGCTTAACTTTTAGTTTCACGTTTAGTTGTTCTATTTTAACATACTTATTTACATATTGTTACATATATCCTGACATACACAATTGTGTACGCTTACCTTTTATTCGGCTAGGTAAAATCACTCTTTTTCCTTACATATGTTTATTTAAATTTAGAAATGATGGATAAATTttagaaaaacaacaacaacaataacaacaacctcGAATTAGCTAACAACTGATTACCCTGTGATTCCACCAAAACCAGAACCAAAGCATTGTACAAAATCAGAACCTTTCCGCTTTGTGAAATTCCGCAAAGCGCGGAGGATTTGGAAGGCAACTAGGAAGATGAGATTACCAACTCTTCTTCTAGATTCCGCTTCTTCATCTGCAATATACACatgttatttatatatttatagaaataacagaaaaagaaaaacttttctcTAACCTCGGCTTCTCGATTTGCTGCTAATGCCTTTGCAATCCTGTTAGTAGTTTCCCCAAAGCACAGGGGCAGATATCTTTGTGGCCTGCCAAATCTTCCGCGGTGCCAAATGCTGCACCGCACTTGCTGAGATTATTTAAATCACAATGAAATCGATTAAAGTGAGCCTTCAACTCGAATTTGTCTGCAAACTTTCGTCCACAATGACACTCAAAGGACCTTTTGGCCAGCCACTTTGAAATTTTACAGAGATGAGACGACATTTTCGGCGTAAAGGGTGTTGCTACAGTAGAGGAATACATAATAGCTTACTTGAGTATCTTTTCTTGCTTAGTAATTCATTGCAAATATGACATATCCCAACAAAAGCCTCCattttgaggaagaagaaaatcACATTAGTCTACTAAAATATCTCTCTTACACTTTGTAATAGAAAATGCTTCACGCTCGTCGGGGATAGGCAAAAGACAAGCAATTGCCCTAACTACATGCAGAGGCGAACACAGGATTTGAGCAGGACGGGGGCACCATTGTCTTAAACATGCCAATTACTAGTGATAAAGTTCGGCGCAACTCTATGAAAAAATATATGATAACTTATCAGCAAAATACAAACTTTAATATTATCGAGTATCATCAATGTGATACTAATATAATAAAAGTACATCATTTGTTCATACTTGAACTCGACGCgctttcatattttgaaaatagtCAATAATAGCATCATTACTTACATTTATAAATACTTCCTTAAACAAACTAAACAATTATTTAAAAATGTATCACTAATACTACTACGTAATTTATCTTTGATGTACTTCAAAGATAAAAATACTCTTTCTACCGTTGCAGTTGCGTTAGGTAAAATTAGAGTTAACTTTACAAGTAAATA
This DNA window, taken from Nicotiana tabacum cultivar K326 chromosome 4, ASM71507v2, whole genome shotgun sequence, encodes the following:
- the LOC107794495 gene encoding putative inactive poly [ADP-ribose] polymerase SRO5; this encodes MENFVKPQFFSLLRGEATVQKYPNNHKILAPPNMYQPKFEQQSAESTSSSNDDVQDPEVSDSESSVIGSKYQEKNTGLMRVDEGDKVYGIIREKFMSGLGALGASTQITAIHKETCSSFTKQAKLQSFLIFSKAVEKKCGGNNANVKYAWFGASKDEINNIFSHGFVPSSNNGTYSHAICLSPDNYPLDCLQNAVADKNGIRDLLLCRVILGKSEVVHPGTGQWHPSSDEFDTGVDNLLSPRKYIVWSTHMNSYVFPEFMVSFRVTSHVKESQRNGVPAKNPNSPWISFPALISALSKFLPPHTIKLITKYHSDHKERKMTRRDLIQQVRKLAGDDLLTAIIKSCKYKHNKGSTGISSNVSSIHSGQRDGKSCACKKSC